One Azospirillaceae bacterium DNA segment encodes these proteins:
- the greA gene encoding transcription elongation factor GreA: protein MEKIPMTAAGFARLQEELKHLKSVERPAVIRAIAEAREHGDLSENAEYTAARERQSFIEGRVLELEDKVSRAEVIDPSKLSGDTIKFGATVTLADEDTDEEVTYQIVGQDESDIKAGLLSITAPLARALIGKAVGDNVEVTTPAGSKSYEITAVAFK, encoded by the coding sequence ATGGAAAAGATTCCGATGACGGCGGCCGGGTTCGCCCGCCTGCAGGAGGAACTCAAGCACCTCAAGAGCGTCGAGCGTCCGGCGGTGATCCGCGCCATCGCCGAAGCCCGCGAGCATGGGGACCTGTCGGAAAACGCCGAGTACACGGCCGCCCGCGAACGCCAGAGCTTCATCGAAGGCCGCGTGCTGGAACTCGAGGACAAGGTCAGCCGGGCCGAGGTCATCGACCCGTCCAAGCTGTCGGGCGACACCATCAAGTTCGGTGCCACGGTCACGCTCGCGGACGAGGACACCGACGAGGAGGTGACCTACCAGATCGTCGGCCAGGACGAGAGCGACATCAAGGCGGGCCTTCTGTCCATCACCGCTCCCCTGGCGCGCGCACTGATCGGCAAGGCGGTCGGCGACAATGTCGAGGTGACCACGCCCGCCGGCTCGAAGAGCTACGAAATCACCGCCGTCGCGTTCAAATGA
- the carB gene encoding carbamoyl-phosphate synthase large subunit, with translation MPKRTDIKSIAIIGAGPIVIGQACEFDYSGVQACKALKQEGYRVILVNSNPATIMTDPGLADATYIEPITPEIVARILEKERPDALLPTMGGQTALNTALALAEDGTLERLGVEMIGARKDVIQKAEDRLLFREAMDRIGLESPRSRLVRTYEEALDALTAVGLPAIIRPSFTLAGTGGGIAYNKAQFAEIVQSGLRASPVGEVLIEESVLGWKEYEMEVVRDVADNCIIVCSIENIDPMGIHTGDSITVAPALTLTDKEYQLMRDASIAVLREIGVETGGSNVQFAVNPADGRMVVIEMNPRVSRSSALASKATGFPIAKIAAKLAVGYRLDELQNDITGVTPASFEPTIDYVVTKMPRFTFEKFPGTEPLLTTSMKSVGEAMAIGRTFQESLQKALRSMETGLNGLNDVKIPGVDGGSNDASAIRAALSRPAHDRLLTVAQAFRHGATVEEVHAACKFDPWFLRQIKEIVDVEQTVRADGLPTDSRGWSRLKGMGFSDARLADLTGQTEAAVTALRRGAGVAPVYKRIDTCAAEFASRTPYMYSTYEAFGDGLEPPENEADVSDRRKVVILGGGPNRIGQGIEFDYCCVHAAYALKEAGIETIMVNCNPETVSTDYDTSDRLYFEPLTAEDVVELVRGEQARGTVLGVIVQFGGQTPLKLAQALEDAGIPILGTSPDAIDLAEDRERFQQLLHKLGLKQPANGLARSVEEAREVAARIGFPVVIRPSYVLGGRAMEIVADMDGLNRYMGSAVQVSGRNPVLIDRYLNDAIEVDVDAVADGRQVYVAGIMEHIEEAGIHSGDSACALPPYSLPKALVDELAAQAVKLAEALNVVGLMNVQFAIKDEDIFVLEVNPRASRTVPFVAKATGTPIAKIAARVMAGEKLSDFTLSGPFPGHTAVKEAVFPFARFPGVDVLLGPEMKSTGEVMGLDRDFARAFAKSQLGAGVRLPLKGTVFLSVRDRDKAALVPVAKRLVEMGFHILATGGTARAFAAADVPCTRANKVMEGSPHIVDAMINGDVQLVINTTEGAQTISDSFSLRRTALANNIPYYTTVSGARAAVEAIAALRGDRLDVAPLQSYLSGSY, from the coding sequence ATGCCGAAACGCACCGACATCAAATCCATCGCCATCATCGGCGCCGGCCCGATCGTGATCGGCCAGGCGTGTGAGTTCGACTACTCGGGCGTCCAGGCGTGCAAGGCGCTCAAGCAGGAGGGTTACCGGGTGATCCTGGTGAACTCCAACCCTGCCACCATCATGACCGACCCGGGCTTGGCCGATGCCACCTACATCGAGCCGATCACCCCGGAGATCGTCGCCCGCATCCTGGAAAAGGAACGCCCGGACGCGCTGCTGCCGACCATGGGCGGTCAGACCGCGCTGAACACCGCGTTGGCGCTGGCCGAGGATGGCACGCTGGAGCGGCTGGGCGTGGAGATGATCGGCGCCCGCAAGGACGTGATCCAGAAGGCCGAGGACCGGCTGCTGTTCCGCGAGGCGATGGACAGGATCGGCCTGGAAAGCCCGCGCTCGCGCCTGGTCCGCACCTACGAGGAGGCGCTGGACGCGCTGACCGCGGTGGGGCTTCCCGCCATCATCCGCCCGTCCTTCACCCTGGCCGGCACCGGCGGCGGCATCGCCTACAACAAGGCCCAGTTCGCCGAGATCGTGCAGAGCGGCCTGCGCGCCTCGCCGGTCGGCGAGGTTCTGATCGAGGAGTCGGTGCTGGGTTGGAAGGAGTACGAGATGGAGGTGGTCCGCGACGTGGCGGACAACTGCATCATCGTCTGCTCCATCGAGAACATCGACCCGATGGGCATCCACACCGGCGACAGCATCACCGTCGCGCCGGCGCTGACGCTGACCGACAAGGAATACCAGCTGATGCGGGACGCCTCGATCGCGGTCCTGCGCGAAATCGGGGTGGAGACCGGCGGCTCCAACGTGCAGTTCGCCGTGAACCCGGCGGACGGCCGCATGGTCGTGATCGAGATGAACCCGCGCGTGTCGCGGTCCTCGGCGCTCGCTTCGAAGGCCACGGGTTTCCCGATCGCCAAGATCGCCGCCAAGCTGGCGGTGGGCTACCGGCTGGACGAGCTGCAGAACGACATCACCGGTGTCACGCCGGCCTCGTTCGAGCCGACGATCGACTACGTCGTCACCAAGATGCCCCGCTTCACCTTCGAGAAGTTCCCGGGCACCGAACCGCTGCTGACCACGTCCATGAAGTCGGTGGGCGAGGCCATGGCCATCGGCCGGACCTTCCAGGAAAGCCTGCAGAAGGCGCTGCGGTCCATGGAGACCGGGCTGAACGGGCTGAACGACGTCAAGATCCCGGGCGTGGACGGCGGCAGCAACGACGCGTCCGCCATCCGGGCGGCCCTGTCCCGGCCGGCGCACGACCGGCTGCTCACCGTCGCCCAGGCCTTCCGGCACGGCGCCACGGTCGAGGAGGTCCACGCGGCCTGCAAGTTCGACCCGTGGTTCCTGCGCCAGATCAAGGAGATCGTGGACGTCGAGCAGACCGTCCGCGCGGACGGTCTGCCGACGGACAGCCGCGGCTGGAGCCGGCTGAAGGGCATGGGGTTCTCCGACGCCCGGCTGGCCGACCTCACGGGCCAGACCGAGGCCGCCGTCACCGCGCTGCGGCGCGGCGCGGGTGTGGCGCCCGTGTACAAGCGGATCGACACCTGCGCCGCCGAATTCGCCAGCCGCACGCCGTACATGTATTCGACCTACGAGGCGTTCGGCGACGGCCTCGAGCCGCCGGAAAACGAGGCCGACGTGTCCGACCGCCGCAAGGTGGTGATCCTGGGTGGCGGGCCGAACCGCATCGGCCAGGGCATCGAGTTCGACTACTGCTGCGTCCATGCCGCCTACGCCCTGAAGGAGGCCGGCATCGAGACGATCATGGTCAACTGCAACCCCGAGACCGTCTCCACCGACTACGACACTTCCGACCGCCTCTATTTCGAACCGCTGACCGCCGAGGACGTGGTGGAGCTGGTGCGCGGCGAACAGGCGCGCGGGACGGTTCTGGGCGTCATCGTGCAGTTCGGCGGGCAGACGCCGCTGAAGCTGGCGCAAGCGCTGGAGGATGCGGGCATCCCCATCCTGGGGACCAGCCCGGATGCGATCGATCTCGCCGAGGACCGCGAGCGCTTCCAGCAGCTCCTGCACAAGCTGGGTCTGAAGCAGCCGGCCAACGGGCTCGCCCGCTCGGTCGAGGAAGCCCGCGAGGTGGCGGCCCGGATCGGCTTCCCCGTCGTGATCCGCCCGTCCTATGTGCTGGGCGGTCGGGCCATGGAGATCGTGGCCGACATGGACGGGCTGAACCGGTACATGGGCTCGGCCGTCCAGGTCTCGGGCCGGAACCCGGTGCTGATCGACCGCTACCTGAACGACGCCATCGAGGTGGACGTCGACGCGGTGGCCGACGGCCGGCAGGTCTATGTGGCCGGGATCATGGAGCACATCGAGGAAGCCGGCATCCATTCCGGCGACAGCGCCTGTGCCCTGCCCCCCTATTCCCTGCCCAAGGCCCTGGTGGACGAGCTGGCGGCGCAGGCCGTGAAGCTGGCCGAGGCGCTGAACGTCGTCGGCCTGATGAACGTGCAGTTCGCCATCAAGGACGAGGACATCTTCGTGCTGGAGGTGAACCCGCGCGCCTCGCGCACGGTGCCCTTCGTGGCCAAGGCCACCGGCACGCCCATCGCCAAGATCGCGGCCCGCGTCATGGCCGGGGAAAAGCTCTCGGACTTCACGCTGTCCGGACCGTTCCCCGGGCACACGGCGGTGAAGGAGGCGGTGTTCCCCTTCGCCCGCTTCCCCGGCGTGGACGTGCTGCTGGGCCCGGAAATGAAGTCCACCGGCGAGGTCATGGGCCTCGACCGCGACTTCGCCCGCGCCTTCGCCAAGTCGCAGCTCGGCGCCGGCGTCCGCCTGCCGCTGAAGGGGACCGTGTTCCTTTCGGTCCGCGACCGCGACAAGGCGGCCCTGGTGCCGGTGGCGAAGCGGCTGGTGGAGATGGGTTTCCACATTCTCGCCACCGGGGGCACGGCCCGCGCGTTCGCGGCGGCCGACGTGCCCTGCACCCGCGCGAACAAGGTGATGGAGGGGTCCCCCCACATCGTGGACGCGATGATCAACGGGGATGTGCAGCTGGTGATTAACACCACCGAGGGTGCGCAGACCATTTCGGACAGCTTCAGCTTGCGCCGCACCGCGCTGGCCAATAACATTCCCTACTATACAACCGTGTCCGGGGCGCGGGCGGCCGTCGAGGCAATCGCCGCGCTTCGCGGCGACAGACTGGACGTGGCCCCCCTCCAGTCCTATCTGAGCGGATCGTACTAG
- a CDS encoding YsnF/AvaK domain-containing protein: protein MAADTELRIPLAVEELAVSKRAVETGRVRISTRVLTREETVTQALAREDVEVVRIPVGRDVDAVPATREEADGTLVIPLVEERLVIERRLVLREEVHVRRRRSVETVNQPVTLRREEVEIERLPPAAAGAVPGEIPPTPSSDSEES, encoded by the coding sequence GTGGCCGCGGATACGGAACTCCGCATCCCGTTGGCGGTCGAGGAGTTGGCCGTATCCAAGCGCGCTGTTGAGACGGGGCGCGTGCGGATCAGCACACGTGTGCTGACGCGCGAGGAGACGGTCACCCAGGCGTTGGCCCGCGAGGATGTCGAGGTCGTCCGTATTCCGGTCGGCCGCGACGTCGACGCGGTGCCGGCGACGCGCGAGGAGGCCGACGGCACTCTGGTCATTCCCCTGGTGGAGGAGCGGCTGGTCATCGAGCGGCGGCTGGTCCTGCGCGAGGAGGTCCATGTCCGCCGGCGACGGTCCGTCGAGACCGTGAACCAACCCGTCACCCTGCGCCGGGAGGAGGTCGAGATCGAACGCCTGCCGCCCGCGGCCGCAGGCGCGGTCCCCGGTGAGATCCCACCCACCCCATCTTCGGACAGCGAGGAATCCTGA
- a CDS encoding YsnF/AvaK domain-containing protein, whose protein sequence is MSKTIVALYDTYDEAQRAVDALQAAGIDNNEISVLGHGGSQMGGSQTGRSMSGGTDAGRPLGTGLSEGSTTGTGAGLGSTGLGTTGTGIGDPMATPGMATSSFHHRDHDVPGIGTARVGGPISSYFGGGSGGQGGILNALRSHGVPESDAHAYAEGVRRGGTLLMLQVDEDKVPAAIDVLERHEPIDIEQRTAHWQSSGWTRFDESAGPYGATAIDADRQRFRSIRSDQSSNAGVAGEGMGATTGATNIESAADRLRDVNTGREEHIPVVEETLSVGKREVARGRVRVHSRVVETPVSEQVNLRNEEVTIERRPVSNPTTAAGAEAFRERTVEVTETDEEAVVAKQARVAEEVVIRKDVQERTETVSDTVRRTEVEVEDDRANTDLSRDTTRDTTGKNRT, encoded by the coding sequence ATGTCCAAGACCATTGTCGCGCTCTACGACACGTACGACGAAGCGCAACGGGCCGTTGACGCCTTGCAGGCGGCCGGCATCGACAACAACGAAATCAGTGTGCTCGGCCATGGTGGATCCCAGATGGGCGGTTCCCAGACGGGCCGCTCCATGTCCGGCGGAACCGACGCCGGCCGTCCCCTCGGCACGGGGCTGAGCGAGGGCTCCACGACGGGCACCGGCGCGGGCCTGGGGTCCACAGGGCTCGGCACCACCGGCACCGGGATCGGCGACCCGATGGCGACGCCCGGCATGGCGACAAGCTCGTTCCACCATCGCGACCACGACGTCCCCGGCATCGGCACCGCGCGTGTCGGCGGGCCGATCAGCTCGTACTTCGGTGGCGGTTCCGGCGGTCAGGGCGGCATCCTGAACGCACTGCGCAGCCATGGCGTGCCCGAATCGGATGCCCACGCCTATGCCGAAGGCGTGCGTCGCGGCGGCACCCTGCTGATGCTGCAAGTGGACGAGGACAAGGTGCCGGCGGCCATCGACGTGCTGGAGCGCCACGAGCCCATCGACATCGAGCAGCGCACCGCCCATTGGCAGTCCTCCGGCTGGACCCGCTTCGACGAGAGCGCGGGCCCGTACGGCGCCACCGCCATCGACGCGGACCGCCAGCGCTTCCGCTCCATCCGGTCCGACCAATCCTCCAACGCCGGGGTGGCCGGCGAGGGCATGGGCGCGACGACGGGCGCCACGAACATCGAATCCGCGGCCGATCGCCTGCGCGATGTGAACACCGGGCGCGAGGAGCACATCCCGGTCGTCGAGGAGACCTTGAGCGTCGGCAAGCGCGAGGTGGCCCGCGGCCGGGTCCGCGTGCACAGCCGGGTGGTCGAAACGCCGGTCAGCGAACAGGTCAACCTGCGCAACGAGGAAGTGACGATCGAACGCCGTCCGGTTTCCAACCCGACCACCGCGGCGGGTGCCGAGGCGTTCCGCGAGCGCACCGTCGAGGTGACCGAGACCGACGAGGAGGCCGTGGTCGCCAAGCAGGCGCGGGTGGCCGAAGAGGTCGTGATCCGCAAGGACGTGCAGGAGCGGACCGAAACCGTGTCCGACACGGTGCGGCGAACCGAGGTCGAGGTCGAGGACGACCGCGCGAACACGGACCTGTCCCGGGATACGACCCGGGATACGACGGGGAAGAACCGGACCTGA
- the carA gene encoding glutamine-hydrolyzing carbamoyl-phosphate synthase small subunit, which produces MTNPHASTGPTTGTVPPDGATACLVLADGTVFWGRGIGAVGASVGEVCFNTSMTGYQEILTDPSYAGQIITFTFPHVGNVGANPEDVETVTPAARGLVLRADMTDPSNWRATRHLDDWLKSYGLIGIAGVDTRRLTRRIRDGGAPNGVVCHAPDGRFDLPTLLRQATEWPGLEGMDLAIEVSSRQTYSWDETRWALGQGYGRQTAPRRHVVAIDFGAKRNILRCLASAGCKVTVVPATATAEEVLRHKPDGVFLSNGPGDPAATGAYAVPTIRTLVETGLPVFGICLGHQLLALSLGARTEKMERGHRGANHPVKDLTTGKVEITSQNHGFRVVPESLPANAEVTHVSLFDGSNEGLRLTDKPVFSVQYHPEASPGPQDSHYLFERFVGLIDTRP; this is translated from the coding sequence ATGACCAATCCGCACGCCTCCACCGGTCCCACCACCGGAACCGTCCCGCCCGACGGCGCGACCGCCTGCCTTGTCCTTGCCGATGGCACCGTCTTTTGGGGCCGCGGCATCGGGGCCGTGGGCGCATCGGTGGGCGAAGTCTGCTTCAACACGTCGATGACCGGCTACCAGGAGATCCTGACCGATCCCTCCTACGCCGGGCAGATCATCACCTTCACCTTCCCCCACGTCGGCAACGTCGGCGCCAATCCGGAGGATGTCGAGACCGTGACGCCCGCGGCCCGCGGCCTGGTGCTGCGCGCGGACATGACGGACCCGTCCAACTGGCGTGCGACCCGGCACCTGGACGACTGGCTGAAGAGCTACGGCTTGATCGGCATCGCGGGTGTGGACACCCGCCGCCTGACCCGCCGCATCCGCGACGGCGGCGCCCCCAACGGCGTGGTCTGCCATGCCCCCGACGGACGGTTCGACCTGCCGACGCTGCTCCGCCAAGCCACCGAGTGGCCCGGCCTGGAAGGGATGGATCTCGCCATCGAGGTGTCGAGCCGCCAGACCTATTCCTGGGACGAGACCCGCTGGGCCCTGGGCCAGGGCTACGGCCGGCAGACCGCCCCGCGCCGCCATGTCGTCGCCATCGATTTCGGGGCGAAACGCAACATCCTGCGCTGCTTGGCGTCGGCCGGCTGCAAGGTGACGGTCGTTCCCGCCACCGCCACCGCCGAGGAGGTGCTGCGGCACAAGCCGGACGGCGTGTTCCTGTCGAACGGACCGGGCGATCCGGCGGCGACCGGCGCCTACGCCGTGCCGACCATCCGGACGCTGGTTGAAACGGGCCTGCCGGTCTTCGGCATCTGCCTGGGCCACCAGTTGCTGGCCCTGTCGCTCGGCGCACGGACGGAGAAGATGGAGCGCGGCCACCGGGGTGCGAACCATCCGGTGAAGGATCTGACCACCGGCAAGGTGGAGATCACCAGCCAGAACCATGGTTTCCGGGTCGTGCCCGAAAGCCTGCCGGCCAATGCCGAGGTGACCCACGTGTCGCTGTTCGACGGCTCCAACGAAGGGCTGCGGCTGACGGACAAGCCGGTGTTCTCGGTCCAGTACCATCCCGAGGCCTCGCCGGGCCCGCAGGACAGCCACTACCTGTTCGAGCGGTTCGTCGGCCTGATCGACACGCGGCCCTGA
- a CDS encoding GatB/YqeY domain-containing protein: MLRTRLNEALKEAMRNKDQRAVGTVRLILAALKDRDIAARGRGNTDGIPDEEILQMLQTMIKQRRESIGLYEQGGRLELAEQEQEEIKVIERFLPQQLGEAETKAAIDAVVKEIGAAGVKDMGRVMAELRTRYAGQMDFGKASGLVKAALD; the protein is encoded by the coding sequence ATGCTCCGCACCCGGCTCAACGAAGCCTTGAAAGAGGCGATGCGCAACAAGGACCAGCGTGCGGTGGGCACCGTCCGCCTGATCCTCGCCGCGCTGAAGGACCGCGACATCGCCGCCCGCGGGCGCGGCAACACGGACGGCATTCCGGACGAGGAAATCCTCCAGATGCTCCAGACCATGATCAAGCAGCGCCGGGAGTCCATCGGGCTGTACGAGCAGGGGGGGCGGCTCGAACTGGCCGAGCAGGAGCAGGAGGAGATCAAGGTCATCGAACGCTTCCTGCCCCAGCAGTTGGGCGAGGCGGAGACCAAGGCCGCGATCGACGCCGTGGTGAAGGAGATCGGGGCCGCCGGCGTCAAGGACATGGGTCGGGTCATGGCCGAGCTGCGCACCCGCTACGCCGGCCAGATGGACTTCGGCAAGGCGAGCGGCCTGGTCAAGGCGGCCCTGGACTGA
- the dnaG gene encoding DNA primase produces the protein MALPPRFLDELRSRLTLSEVVGRRVKLVRAGREFKACCPFHNEKTPSFYVNDGKGFFHCFGCGAHGDAIGFTMRIANMPFTEAVEQLAAEAGLEVPQATPQERARFERQRTLYDLLEQACTWFEAQLRLPHGRAALDYLKGRGLDADTLARFRIGYAPQDAGALRQHLAGQGWSDADMVEAGLLKRPDDGRAPFAFFRNRVLFPIQDERGRVVAFGGRKLDGDGPKYVNSSDNPLFRKGRLLYNFPLARASAAVGQEVVVVEGYLDVISMVRAGFAAAVAPLGTALTEEQLQLAWRIARESERGLKGVVLCFDGDAAGIKAAWRAAERALPLLQSDRTLSFVFLPVGEDPDSLLRQPGGREALTAALNGSTGFIDFLWNHEVTRVPPTRLEELIALEQRLLTLIKEIPDKAVQLSYRREVFDRCYQLRRRLNLAANGNVVRFAAFRASKRDATLLAVLVNRPDILRDFDEEIGQLDLPEPMHKIASIAGALVRHDETIDADRLQAELRAEVPDVDRVLEKLNYIFRLHVNVGDRDEGYLRSVVAEIIRAKYLRALKGEVGHWTRKAGEDDDQAAWKRVQALGEEIARYKAEATEMVNEAPVRGAYLPGRPVFDPDLIDEWLNARAEVEAAKAGQGAAPPSS, from the coding sequence ATGGCGCTTCCCCCGCGGTTCCTCGACGAACTTCGATCCCGTCTGACCCTGTCGGAGGTGGTCGGGCGACGGGTGAAGCTCGTCCGCGCCGGGCGCGAGTTCAAGGCCTGCTGCCCCTTCCATAACGAGAAGACCCCGTCGTTCTACGTGAACGACGGCAAGGGTTTCTTCCATTGTTTCGGCTGCGGGGCCCATGGCGATGCCATCGGTTTCACCATGCGCATCGCCAACATGCCCTTCACCGAGGCGGTGGAGCAGTTGGCCGCGGAGGCCGGCCTGGAGGTGCCCCAGGCCACGCCCCAGGAACGGGCGCGGTTCGAGCGCCAGCGCACGCTTTACGACCTGCTGGAGCAGGCCTGCACGTGGTTCGAGGCACAGTTGCGCCTGCCCCACGGCCGCGCAGCCCTGGACTATCTGAAGGGCCGTGGCCTCGACGCCGACACCCTGGCGCGGTTCCGGATCGGCTACGCGCCGCAGGATGCCGGTGCGTTACGCCAGCATCTGGCCGGCCAGGGTTGGTCGGATGCGGACATGGTCGAGGCCGGCCTTCTGAAACGCCCGGACGACGGGCGGGCGCCGTTCGCCTTCTTCCGCAACCGTGTGCTGTTCCCGATCCAGGACGAGCGGGGCCGCGTCGTCGCGTTCGGCGGCCGCAAGCTGGACGGCGACGGCCCGAAATACGTCAACTCCTCCGACAACCCGCTCTTCCGCAAGGGGCGGCTGCTCTACAATTTTCCGCTCGCCCGCGCATCGGCGGCGGTGGGGCAGGAAGTGGTGGTGGTCGAGGGCTACCTCGACGTCATTTCCATGGTGCGTGCCGGCTTCGCCGCCGCGGTGGCCCCCCTCGGCACGGCGCTGACCGAGGAGCAGTTGCAGCTCGCCTGGCGCATCGCCCGCGAGAGCGAACGGGGCCTGAAAGGCGTCGTGCTGTGCTTCGACGGCGACGCCGCCGGCATCAAGGCCGCCTGGCGGGCGGCCGAACGCGCCCTGCCGCTGCTGCAGTCCGACCGGACGCTCAGCTTCGTCTTCCTGCCGGTGGGCGAGGATCCGGACTCGCTGCTGCGCCAACCCGGCGGGCGCGAGGCGCTGACGGCCGCACTGAACGGATCCACCGGCTTCATCGACTTCCTCTGGAACCACGAGGTGACGCGTGTCCCGCCGACGCGGTTGGAGGAGCTGATCGCCCTGGAGCAGCGCCTGCTGACCCTCATCAAGGAGATTCCGGACAAGGCGGTGCAGCTCAGCTACCGGCGGGAGGTGTTCGACCGTTGCTACCAGTTGCGCCGTCGGCTGAACCTGGCGGCGAACGGCAACGTCGTCCGTTTCGCGGCGTTCCGCGCATCCAAGCGCGATGCGACGCTCCTGGCCGTCCTGGTGAACCGCCCGGACATCCTGCGCGACTTCGACGAGGAGATCGGCCAGCTCGATCTGCCCGAGCCGATGCACAAGATCGCGAGCATCGCCGGGGCGCTGGTCCGGCACGACGAGACGATCGACGCCGACCGGCTGCAGGCCGAGCTGCGTGCCGAGGTTCCCGACGTCGACCGGGTGTTGGAGAAATTGAATTACATCTTCCGCCTGCACGTGAATGTCGGCGACCGCGACGAGGGCTATCTGCGGTCGGTGGTGGCGGAAATCATCCGCGCGAAATACCTGCGGGCGCTGAAGGGCGAAGTGGGCCACTGGACCCGGAAGGCGGGCGAGGACGACGACCAGGCCGCGTGGAAGCGCGTCCAGGCCCTGGGCGAGGAAATCGCCCGCTACAAGGCCGAGGCGACCGAGATGGTCAACGAGGCGCCCGTGCGCGGCGCCTATCTGCCGGGCCGTCCGGTCTTCGACCCCGACCTGATCGACGAGTGGCTGAATGCCAGGGCGGAGGTCGAGGCGGCCAAGGCCGGGCAGGGGGCCGCGCCCCCTTCATCCTGA